A single Hippopotamus amphibius kiboko isolate mHipAmp2 chromosome 5, mHipAmp2.hap2, whole genome shotgun sequence DNA region contains:
- the CALHM2 gene encoding calcium homeostasis modulator protein 2, whose amino-acid sequence MAALIAENFRFLSLFFKSKDVMIFNGLVALGTVGSQELFTVVAFHCPCSPARNYLYGLTAIGVPALALFLIGVILNNHTWNLVAECQYRRTKNCSAAPNFLLLSSIVGRAAVAPVTWSVISLLRGEAYVCALSEFVDPSSLTAGKDSFPLAQATEILAKFPCGEGPANLSGFREEVSRRLKYESQLFGWLLIGVVAILVFLTKCLKHCCSPLSYRQEAYWAQYRANEDQLFQRTAEVHSRVLAANNVRRFFGFVALNKDDEELVAKFPVEGTQPRPQWNAITGVYLYRENQGLPLYSRLHKWAQGLVGNGTAPDNTEMVLLAS is encoded by the exons ATGGCAGCCCTGATTGCAGAGAACTTCCGCTTCCTGTCACTCTTCTTCAAGAGCAAGGATGTGATGATTTTCAACGGGCTGGTGGCACTGGGCACAGTGGGCAGCCAGGAGCTGTTCACTGTGGTGGCTTTCCACTGTCCTTGCTCACCAGCCCGGAACTACCTGTACGGGCTGACAGCCATCGGGGTGCCCGCCCTGGCCCTCTTCCTCATCGGCGTCATCCTCAACAACCACACCTGGAACCTGGTTGCCGAGTGCCAGTACCGGAGGACCAAGAACTGCTCGGCTGCCCCCAACTTCCTCCTCCTAAGCTCCATCGTGGGCCGTGCGGCCGTGGCCCCCGTCACCTGGTCTGTCATCTCTCTGCTGCGCGGTGAGGCCTACGTCTGTGCTCTCAGCGAGTTCGTGGACCCCTCTTCACTCACAGCCGGGAAAGACAGCTTCCCGCTGGCCCAGGCCACAGAAATCCTGGCCAAGTTCCCATGTGGGGAGGGTCCTGCCAACCTGTCAGGCTTCCGGGAGGAGGTCAGCCGCAGGCTCAAGTATGAGTCCCAG CTCTTCGGGTGGCTGCTCATCGGCGTGGTGGCCATCCTGGTGTTCCTGACCAAGTGCCTCAAGCACTGCTGCTCACCACTCAGCTACCGCCAGGAGGCCTACTGGGCGCAGTACCGGGCCAACGAGGACCAGCTCTTCCAGCGCACGGCCGAGGTGCACTCGCGGGTGCTGGCCGCCAACAACGTGCGCCGCTTCTTCGGCTTTGTGGCGCTCAACAAGGATGACGAGGAGCTGGTTGCCAAGTTCCCTGTGGAAGGCACACAGCCGCGGCCACAGTGGAACGCCATCACTGGCGTCTATCTGTACCGTGAGAACCAGGGCCTCCCACTCTACAGCCGCCTGCACAAGTGGGCCCAGGGTCTGGTGGGCAACGGCACGGCACCCGACAACACAGAGATGGTCCTGCTCGCCTCCTGA